From one Basilea psittacipulmonis DSM 24701 genomic stretch:
- the rimO gene encoding 30S ribosomal protein S12 methylthiotransferase RimO encodes MANPKVSFVSLGCPKALVDSERILTQLRTEGYEISSDYDDAAVVVVNTCGFIDSAKAESLDAIGEAIAENGRVIVTGCMGGDEQAIRDVHPSVLAVTGPQQYEEVVRAVHKVAPPSKEHDPFTDLVPPQGIKLTPRHYAYLKISEGCNHSCSFCIIPSMRGKLVSRPIGDVMGEAERLVNAGVKELLVISQDTSAYGVDLKYRSGFWNGRPMKTRLDELCKALGELGVWVRLHYVYPYPSVDDIIPLMAEGKILPYLDIPFQHASPKILRSMKRPAFEEKTLERIKQWRSICPDLTIRSTFIVGYPGETEEDFQYLLDWLDEAQLDRIGCFQYSNVEGAQANQLPDQIPEEVKQERWERFMEHQQDISTQRLQQKVGKRMEILVDEIAEDGLTIGRSMGDAPEIDGNVFIDTEYELFPGDIVTCDITDSDEYDLWATPVVE; translated from the coding sequence ATGGCCAATCCAAAAGTTAGTTTTGTTAGTCTAGGCTGCCCCAAAGCCTTAGTTGATTCTGAGCGTATTTTGACCCAGTTACGCACAGAAGGATATGAAATTTCTTCCGATTATGACGACGCTGCCGTTGTCGTGGTGAATACCTGTGGTTTTATCGATAGTGCCAAAGCAGAATCACTTGATGCTATCGGCGAAGCGATTGCTGAAAACGGACGTGTGATCGTCACAGGCTGTATGGGTGGCGATGAACAGGCGATTCGTGATGTCCACCCAAGCGTTTTGGCGGTGACAGGTCCTCAGCAATACGAGGAAGTAGTACGTGCTGTCCATAAAGTCGCTCCACCCAGCAAAGAACATGATCCGTTTACCGATTTAGTCCCCCCTCAAGGCATTAAACTGACCCCTCGTCACTATGCTTATCTCAAAATTTCTGAGGGCTGCAATCATAGCTGTTCGTTTTGCATTATCCCCTCTATGCGAGGCAAACTCGTCAGTCGCCCAATTGGCGATGTTATGGGGGAAGCAGAAAGACTGGTCAATGCAGGGGTCAAAGAATTATTAGTGATTTCACAAGATACCAGTGCTTATGGTGTGGATCTAAAATATCGTAGTGGTTTCTGGAACGGTCGTCCGATGAAAACACGCTTAGATGAGCTATGCAAAGCTTTGGGAGAACTTGGCGTTTGGGTTCGTTTGCACTATGTGTACCCTTACCCCAGCGTAGATGATATTATTCCTTTAATGGCTGAAGGTAAGATTCTGCCTTACTTGGATATTCCTTTTCAGCATGCCAGTCCCAAAATCTTACGTTCAATGAAACGTCCTGCTTTTGAGGAGAAAACGTTAGAACGTATTAAACAATGGCGAAGCATTTGCCCAGATCTCACAATCCGTTCAACGTTCATCGTGGGTTATCCTGGCGAAACTGAGGAAGATTTCCAATATCTACTAGATTGGTTAGATGAAGCACAGTTAGACCGCATAGGCTGTTTCCAATACTCGAATGTCGAGGGTGCTCAAGCCAATCAGTTACCCGATCAAATTCCCGAAGAAGTAAAACAAGAACGTTGGGAACGCTTTATGGAGCATCAACAAGACATCTCTACCCAACGTTTACAACAAAAAGTTGGCAAACGTATGGAGATTTTAGTCGATGAAATCGCCGAAGATGGCTTAACCATTGGTCGTTCAATGGGTGATGCACCAGAAATTGATGGAAATGTTTTTATTGATACCGAATATGAGCTTTTCCCTGGCGATATTGTCACCTGTGATATTACCGACTCTGATGAATACGATTTATGGGCAACGCCTGTCGTAGAATAA
- a CDS encoding ABC transporter ATP-binding protein, with product MDEPILFTRDLSFGDLLSPTDIRLFPHTKIGLQGNSGSGKSVFLRTLALLNEPSKGDIFWKQKPVLQQSPDDILKYRTQIAYIRQQAVLVPGTVADNLSLPWRLNIYRRRVLNKENWERMLTEIDRPLNFLEKDSHTLSGGEAQLVCLMRILQLNPQVLLLDEPTAALDPASTDHAEHLISHWFEQSNDRSYIMVSHLPEQLDRMSEHIWTMDHGHLNTEPYHVQH from the coding sequence ATGGATGAACCTATTTTATTCACGAGAGATTTAAGTTTTGGGGATCTGCTATCACCCACCGATATCCGCTTATTTCCTCACACTAAGATAGGATTACAAGGTAACTCTGGCAGTGGTAAAAGTGTTTTTCTGAGAACGTTAGCACTATTAAACGAGCCTTCTAAAGGTGATATTTTCTGGAAACAAAAGCCTGTTTTACAGCAGTCTCCCGACGATATTTTGAAATATCGTACACAGATTGCTTATATTCGACAACAGGCTGTTCTCGTGCCAGGAACGGTCGCCGACAACCTTTCCTTGCCTTGGCGTTTAAACATCTATCGCCGTCGAGTATTGAACAAAGAAAACTGGGAAAGGATGTTAACAGAAATTGACCGACCTTTAAATTTTTTGGAAAAAGATAGTCATACTCTATCAGGTGGAGAAGCCCAATTAGTCTGCCTGATGAGAATATTACAGTTAAACCCACAGGTGCTATTACTCGATGAACCTACCGCTGCACTGGACCCTGCTTCTACCGATCATGCGGAACATTTAATCTCTCATTGGTTTGAACAAAGCAACGATCGTTCTTATATCATGGTTTCACATCTACCTGAACAGTTGGATAGAATGTCTGAACATATCTGGACCATGGATCACGGACATCTAAATACCGAGCCTTATCATGTACAACATTAA
- the dprA gene encoding DNA-processing protein DprA translates to MNITAITEKELRTCLRLTLNHEIKPSFCRILLAHFGFDVFEQTASQIALLSSMEQAEIVLKPLTQEQDALLEKTMEWASKDQNFILTLADPLYPKKLLEISDPPILLYAHGHIDTLKRRMLAMVGSRNATFYGLSNAEQFAKNLAPHFCIVSGLARGIDASAHQGALAAGCPQATIAVMATGMNYIYPSENKDLAHRVAEQGLIVSEYALDTRAKNYHFPRRNRIIAGLSDGTLVIEANEKSGSLITAQLSLDMGREVFAIPGSIHSPESKGCHALIKNGAKLVESSDDVLQEFDLNGLLMQEEMTLNVQPALTNQEEKFLRKMGFEALSLEELIYHTGIDLAGLNARLFRLEQLGCVKRLPDGRYIQLSR, encoded by the coding sequence ATGAACATCACAGCGATCACGGAAAAAGAATTACGAACCTGTTTGAGATTGACTTTAAATCATGAGATTAAACCTAGTTTTTGCAGAATATTGTTGGCTCATTTTGGTTTTGATGTGTTTGAACAAACAGCCTCTCAGATCGCGTTGCTATCGAGTATGGAGCAGGCTGAAATAGTTTTGAAGCCTTTGACTCAAGAACAAGATGCATTACTTGAAAAAACCATGGAATGGGCCAGTAAGGATCAAAACTTCATCCTCACCTTAGCCGATCCTTTATACCCTAAAAAATTACTTGAAATTAGCGATCCACCGATATTGCTGTACGCTCATGGACATATTGATACCTTGAAAAGACGCATGTTAGCCATGGTAGGTTCTCGGAATGCAACGTTTTATGGCTTATCTAATGCTGAACAATTTGCTAAAAACTTGGCCCCTCATTTTTGTATAGTGAGTGGATTAGCTCGTGGTATCGATGCTTCAGCTCATCAAGGTGCCTTGGCAGCAGGCTGTCCTCAAGCCACGATTGCGGTGATGGCTACAGGTATGAATTATATTTATCCGTCTGAGAATAAGGATCTGGCTCATCGTGTTGCAGAACAGGGTTTGATTGTGAGTGAATATGCACTCGATACCCGTGCCAAAAATTATCATTTTCCTCGTCGAAACCGCATTATTGCTGGTTTATCCGATGGCACTTTGGTCATTGAAGCTAACGAAAAAAGTGGATCCTTAATTACGGCACAATTATCGCTAGATATGGGAAGAGAGGTGTTTGCCATCCCCGGATCGATTCATTCGCCCGAATCAAAAGGTTGTCATGCTTTGATTAAGAACGGTGCGAAACTAGTGGAATCTAGTGATGATGTTTTGCAAGAATTTGATTTGAATGGTTTGTTAATGCAAGAGGAGATGACGTTGAATGTTCAGCCCGCTTTAACGAATCAAGAAGAAAAGTTTTTAAGAAAAATGGGGTTTGAAGCATTAAGTTTGGAAGAGTTGATTTATCACACAGGTATTGATTTGGCAGGCTTAAATGCAAGATTATTCCGTTTGGAGCAGTTGGGATGCGTTAAACGATTGCCAGATGGACGTTATATTCAGTTGTCTCGATAG
- a CDS encoding GtrA family protein, which yields MSHFFKRYFCIGILNTLIHWSVAGAIYYCMNGSQAMSNLLGFAVATTFSFFANASWNFKMSPTFKRYILFTLFMGCLAYSQGAVNHYFGLPLIVSLFVFSLSSLVLGFLYARFIVFKS from the coding sequence ATGAGTCATTTTTTTAAACGTTATTTTTGTATCGGCATACTTAACACCTTGATTCATTGGTCCGTAGCAGGTGCGATTTATTATTGTATGAATGGTTCTCAGGCAATGAGTAATTTACTGGGGTTTGCGGTGGCAACGACGTTTAGTTTTTTTGCGAATGCCTCGTGGAATTTTAAAATGTCACCTACTTTTAAGCGTTATATTTTATTTACCTTGTTTATGGGATGTTTGGCTTATAGTCAAGGTGCTGTGAATCATTATTTTGGCTTACCTTTGATCGTCAGCTTATTTGTATTCTCCCTCAGTAGTTTAGTGTTGGGTTTTTTATACGCACGGTTTATTGTTTTTAAAAGTTAA
- a CDS encoding ABC transporter permease, with translation MYNINWIDLSIASSLVCISIFISFMMKLGLAKKTLIAAIRTIVQLSAIGFILKYIFSTDHPLWVVIIILIMTMIAGLSAAARSQYTYRGQKIDSLISVWITAWIVAIIGLYIVLHIHPWYSPQYIIPIIGMILGNSLNAVSLTFHRITQLLAQDKPQIEMLLAMGATPWEAFRQCAKQAVTAGMLPSINNMSVVGIVSLPGMMTGQILAGGDPEQAVRYQIVILFLMCAAASMGSILAVVLVYRRFFTPQAIFKSDKLILQKD, from the coding sequence ATGTACAACATTAATTGGATTGATTTAAGCATTGCGTCTAGTTTGGTGTGTATCAGCATTTTCATCTCTTTTATGATGAAGCTTGGCTTAGCCAAAAAAACATTGATTGCGGCCATCCGTACCATCGTTCAGTTAAGTGCCATTGGATTTATTCTGAAATATATTTTTTCCACTGATCATCCTTTGTGGGTCGTTATCATCATTTTGATCATGACCATGATAGCGGGTTTATCAGCCGCTGCTCGAAGCCAATACACTTATCGCGGTCAAAAGATCGATTCATTAATCAGCGTATGGATAACCGCTTGGATAGTGGCGATTATCGGGCTTTATATCGTTCTTCATATCCATCCATGGTACTCACCTCAATACATCATCCCTATCATAGGTATGATATTAGGTAATAGTTTAAATGCTGTTTCACTCACATTTCATCGCATCACCCAACTATTGGCTCAAGATAAACCTCAAATTGAAATGTTATTAGCCATGGGAGCTACGCCTTGGGAAGCGTTTCGTCAATGTGCCAAACAAGCGGTTACCGCAGGAATGCTCCCTTCTATTAATAATATGAGTGTTGTCGGTATTGTGAGTTTACCTGGGATGATGACAGGGCAAATCCTTGCAGGAGGCGATCCTGAACAAGCCGTTCGTTATCAAATCGTTATTTTATTTTTAATGTGTGCCGCTGCCAGCATGGGGAGCATATTGGCCGTGGTACTCGTTTACAGACGCTTTTTTACACCACAGGCCATTTTTAAATCAGACAAACTCATTCTCCAAAAAGATTAA
- the rfbB gene encoding dTDP-glucose 4,6-dehydratase, with product MNILVTGGAGFIGSHFIASCTDDDTLVNLDILNYAADPEFAKRSSHFVHADIADQNTVARVLASYDIGAVVHFAAQTHVDRSLKQPDDFLEHNTVGTVRLLETVQAYWEQKGRPDAFRFLHISTDEVYGAILEGQADELAPIFPNSPYAASKAAAEHYVRAWHRSYGLPVIISRCANNFGPRQYKEKLIPLMIDRALQGLPLPIYGSGLQVRDWLYVGDHVAALKLLLEKGQVGEIYNISAQDYWRNIDLVTYLCELLDRYRPTRYAYKDLIHYVDDRPGHDVRYAITADKMNALGWCPTKTLKTGLEEMIKNI from the coding sequence ATGAACATATTAGTCACAGGTGGTGCAGGGTTTATCGGAAGTCATTTTATAGCATCCTGCACAGATGATGACACGCTTGTCAATCTGGACATTTTAAATTATGCGGCCGATCCTGAATTTGCCAAACGTTCCAGCCACTTTGTTCATGCCGATATTGCTGATCAAAACACGGTGGCAAGGGTGTTGGCATCTTATGATATTGGTGCGGTGGTGCATTTTGCGGCCCAAACTCATGTGGACAGATCCTTAAAACAGCCAGATGACTTTCTTGAACATAATACCGTCGGGACGGTGAGATTATTAGAGACCGTGCAAGCATATTGGGAACAAAAAGGTCGCCCAGATGCCTTTCGCTTTTTACATATCTCTACGGATGAAGTATATGGTGCGATTTTAGAGGGGCAGGCAGATGAGTTGGCCCCCATTTTTCCTAACAGTCCTTATGCCGCCAGCAAAGCAGCCGCTGAGCATTATGTACGAGCTTGGCATCGTAGTTATGGACTACCCGTCATTATCTCAAGGTGTGCCAATAATTTTGGACCGCGTCAATATAAAGAAAAGTTAATCCCTTTGATGATCGATCGTGCCTTGCAAGGACTGCCTTTGCCTATTTACGGTTCAGGCTTGCAAGTCAGAGATTGGTTGTACGTGGGTGATCACGTTGCCGCACTCAAGTTGTTGTTGGAAAAAGGACAGGTTGGGGAAATCTATAATATTAGTGCCCAAGATTATTGGCGTAATATTGATCTGGTGACTTATCTTTGTGAGTTATTAGATCGGTATCGTCCGACCCGTTATGCTTATAAAGATTTAATTCATTATGTAGATGACCGTCCAGGCCATGATGTTCGTTACGCCATCACTGCTGATAAGATGAATGCATTGGGGTGGTGTCCGACAAAAACGCTGAAAACGGGGCTTGAAGAAATGATTAAAAATATATAA
- the fmt gene encoding methionyl-tRNA formyltransferase → MKVVFAGTPEFAKVAYQAILDAGFEVPLVMTQPDRPAGRGMKLTPSPVKSLALEHHAPVIQVQSLRLDGRYPDEAAQAKTMLEALQPDVMVVAAYGLILPKWVLSLPKYGCLNIHASLLPRWRGAAPIQRAIEAGDAETGVCIMQMNEGLDTGDVLLQRTLPIEYKNAAQLHDELAVLGGEMIVEVMKSIDEINAQPQPEVGITYAQKLTKQEAQLDWNESASTLERKIRAFNPVPGASVSLKGERIKVWASQVLDERANQHPIGEIIQVSEQGIDVQTAQGVLRLLELQKPGGKRQAVDVFVRGWH, encoded by the coding sequence ATGAAAGTCGTATTTGCGGGTACACCAGAATTTGCCAAAGTCGCTTATCAAGCCATTTTAGACGCAGGGTTTGAAGTGCCTTTGGTGATGACCCAGCCTGATCGCCCTGCTGGACGTGGTATGAAATTAACGCCTAGTCCAGTGAAATCTTTAGCATTAGAACATCACGCCCCCGTTATTCAGGTGCAAAGCTTACGTCTTGATGGTCGATATCCAGATGAGGCGGCCCAAGCCAAGACCATGTTAGAGGCTTTGCAACCAGATGTGATGGTGGTGGCAGCTTATGGTTTAATTCTACCCAAATGGGTGTTGAGTCTGCCAAAATACGGCTGTTTGAATATTCATGCGAGTTTACTGCCTAGATGGCGAGGAGCAGCACCCATTCAACGTGCCATTGAGGCAGGTGATGCTGAAACAGGTGTGTGTATTATGCAAATGAATGAGGGTTTGGATACAGGCGATGTATTGCTTCAAAGAACCTTGCCGATTGAGTATAAAAATGCTGCCCAGTTACATGATGAATTGGCAGTATTGGGAGGTGAGATGATTGTTGAGGTTATGAAGTCTATCGATGAAATCAACGCTCAACCACAGCCAGAAGTAGGTATCACCTATGCCCAAAAACTCACTAAGCAAGAAGCTCAACTAGACTGGAATGAATCAGCAAGCACTTTAGAACGTAAGATTCGTGCGTTTAATCCTGTCCCTGGAGCCAGTGTGTCACTTAAAGGAGAACGAATCAAAGTCTGGGCCTCTCAAGTACTAGACGAACGAGCAAATCAACATCCGATAGGTGAAATTATCCAAGTAAGTGAGCAAGGGATTGATGTACAAACGGCTCAAGGTGTGTTACGTTTATTGGAATTACAAAAACCAGGTGGAAAACGTCAGGCAGTAGATGTTTTTGTGCGAGGCTGGCATTAA
- the def gene encoding peptide deformylase, giving the protein MLLPILTYPDERLHKVAAPVKEIDDRVREIIKNMAETMYDAPGVGLAATQVDIHERIVVIDVSEEANDLLVLINPEITWMSEEKIPWEEGCLSVPGIYEKVERSAQIKVKAFDEQGEAFEFDADGLLAVCVQHELDHLNGKVFVERLSPLKLSRIKTKIKKQKKNA; this is encoded by the coding sequence ATGTTATTACCCATTTTGACCTACCCTGACGAAAGACTTCATAAAGTAGCGGCACCGGTTAAAGAGATCGATGATCGTGTCAGAGAGATTATAAAAAATATGGCTGAGACCATGTACGATGCTCCTGGCGTAGGTTTGGCGGCTACCCAAGTCGATATACACGAACGCATCGTCGTTATCGATGTTTCCGAAGAAGCTAATGATCTACTCGTATTGATTAATCCAGAAATCACTTGGATGAGCGAGGAGAAAATTCCTTGGGAAGAAGGCTGTTTGTCTGTTCCAGGCATTTATGAAAAAGTCGAACGTTCCGCACAGATTAAAGTCAAAGCTTTTGATGAACAAGGCGAAGCATTTGAATTTGATGCAGATGGACTTTTGGCTGTTTGCGTTCAACACGAGCTTGACCATTTAAATGGCAAAGTATTTGTCGAACGTTTATCGCCTTTAAAATTAAGTCGCATTAAAACAAAAATTAAAAAACAAAAGAAAAACGCCTAA
- a CDS encoding hemolysin family protein — MDILIIIGLILLNGLFAMSEIAVVSSRRVRLQNEIDKGSKRAKDALQLTEDPSRFLSVVQVGITLIGIFNGAMGEASLVTKLKPMLQDLPVIGVYADQFATALVVIGITFGSLIFGELVPKRIAMRYPEAVAYWMAKPMIILATISYPFVWILSKTTDFILKILGFGKEEGQELTEEDISGILKQGATEGVFEKTEHEIMARASQLDDVAIQSIMTPRNEVHYIDLSHTLDESLERIAESPYSRFPVCENGLDTVLGVVDAGSLFEQMIRGQKVDIRSSMKEVVFVPEVISVMDLLETLQKNRAEMAVVLNEFGEVEGVVTLRDILKVLVGHKLLSNENEKEDAIQVATGGWILDGSVTLDQFREIFQTDVEFPDENEESYHTIAGFVMDNLGHIPKPGESFEWNGYQFEVVLMNRLRIERIFVKAIA, encoded by the coding sequence ATGGATATCTTGATAATTATTGGCTTGATTTTGTTAAATGGTTTGTTTGCGATGAGTGAAATCGCGGTGGTTTCCTCACGTCGGGTTCGTTTGCAGAATGAGATTGATAAGGGAAGTAAACGTGCTAAAGATGCTTTACAGCTGACGGAAGACCCGAGTCGTTTTTTATCAGTCGTGCAGGTGGGCATTACCTTAATCGGTATTTTCAATGGTGCAATGGGTGAAGCCTCCTTAGTCACCAAATTAAAACCCATGTTACAAGATTTGCCTGTTATTGGTGTATATGCTGATCAGTTTGCGACGGCTTTAGTGGTGATTGGTATTACTTTTGGGTCTTTGATTTTTGGTGAATTGGTACCTAAACGAATTGCGATGCGATACCCCGAAGCCGTGGCGTATTGGATGGCCAAACCCATGATTATTTTGGCAACGATTAGTTATCCGTTTGTGTGGATTCTGTCTAAAACCACTGACTTTATTTTGAAGATCTTAGGGTTTGGCAAAGAAGAAGGACAGGAATTAACGGAAGAAGATATTAGTGGGATTCTTAAACAAGGGGCTACTGAAGGGGTTTTTGAAAAAACAGAACATGAGATTATGGCAAGAGCCTCTCAATTAGACGATGTGGCGATACAGTCTATTATGACCCCAAGAAATGAAGTGCATTATATTGATTTATCACATACGTTGGATGAGTCTTTGGAACGTATTGCAGAAAGTCCATATTCACGTTTTCCTGTTTGTGAGAATGGCTTAGATACGGTGTTAGGTGTGGTGGATGCAGGCTCTTTGTTTGAACAAATGATTCGTGGCCAAAAAGTAGATATTCGCTCGTCTATGAAAGAAGTGGTCTTTGTCCCTGAAGTCATTAGTGTGATGGATTTGTTGGAGACTCTTCAGAAAAACCGTGCTGAGATGGCGGTGGTGTTGAATGAATTCGGCGAAGTAGAGGGTGTCGTCACGTTACGAGATATTTTAAAAGTGTTGGTTGGCCATAAGTTACTGAGTAATGAAAACGAAAAAGAAGATGCAATACAAGTGGCTACAGGTGGCTGGATTCTTGATGGTTCGGTCACTTTAGATCAGTTCCGTGAGATTTTTCAAACGGATGTAGAATTTCCAGATGAGAATGAAGAAAGCTATCATACGATTGCGGGCTTTGTTATGGATAATTTGGGACATATTCCCAAACCTGGTGAAAGCTTTGAGTGGAATGGTTACCAGTTTGAAGTCGTTTTAATGAATCGTTTAAGAATAGAAAGAATTTTTGTCAAAGCGATCGCTTAA
- a CDS encoding acyl-CoA thioesterase, whose translation MKALQNIIDLMQLEKDNDSVFIGATQDVLGTGRVFGGLTLAQSLMAMSLTCPDRHLHSLHAYFMRPGDTQTSTYYQVENLRDGAGFSTRSVLACQHDRPIFTMQGSFQKLETGVEHQDFMPNVPRPEQLVSLEVIKRTMLDRMPEQVALRWQKEQPFDIRPVEHFKEEIAYHQAKRHIWFKANGQIPNHQALHQALLLYVSDFYLLLTALLPHGLNALNPDLRVASLDHAMWFHREVNMNDWVLYCMDSPNAAGARGFSRGQFYNIEGHLIASTAQEGLIRHL comes from the coding sequence ATGAAAGCATTACAAAACATTATTGATTTAATGCAGCTCGAAAAGGACAATGACTCAGTTTTTATCGGAGCCACGCAAGATGTATTAGGAACGGGAAGAGTGTTTGGCGGACTGACGTTGGCACAGTCTTTGATGGCGATGTCTTTGACCTGTCCTGATCGTCATTTACATTCTTTGCACGCTTATTTTATGCGACCTGGCGATACGCAAACATCCACGTATTATCAAGTGGAGAACTTACGTGATGGAGCTGGTTTTAGTACACGTTCCGTTTTAGCGTGCCAACACGATCGTCCTATTTTCACTATGCAAGGATCGTTTCAAAAGCTTGAAACAGGCGTAGAACACCAAGATTTCATGCCTAATGTTCCAAGACCTGAACAGCTGGTGTCTTTGGAGGTGATCAAAAGAACGATGCTAGATAGAATGCCTGAACAGGTGGCTTTACGATGGCAAAAAGAACAGCCTTTTGATATCAGGCCCGTGGAGCATTTTAAAGAAGAGATTGCTTATCATCAGGCAAAAAGACATATTTGGTTTAAAGCGAATGGACAGATCCCCAACCACCAAGCCTTACATCAGGCTTTATTGCTTTATGTGTCGGATTTTTATTTATTGCTCACGGCTTTATTACCTCATGGCTTAAATGCTTTAAACCCTGATTTAAGAGTCGCTAGTTTGGACCATGCGATGTGGTTTCATCGCGAAGTGAATATGAATGATTGGGTGTTGTATTGTATGGATAGCCCTAATGCGGCGGGAGCTAGAGGGTTTAGTCGCGGACAGTTTTATAATATAGAGGGACATTTGATTGCATCAACCGCTCAAGAAGGTTTAATTAGGCACTTATAG
- the rfbC gene encoding dTDP-4-dehydrorhamnose 3,5-epimerase: MDKKVTIFPEVFLIKPMRYHDQRGYFQESYQEENFHALGITHHWVQDNLVSSKHAVLRGLHAQKRHPQAKLVQVLQGEIYDVVVDIRLDSPTLGQYFSVYLDAEQGWQLYIPEGFAHGYLVVSETALVMYKTNRYYDPSSEVCLAWNDRDLNISWPLDSLKTAPVLSQKDQSAITYQTLLNTY; encoded by the coding sequence ATGGATAAGAAAGTAACAATTTTTCCAGAAGTGTTTTTGATTAAACCCATGCGTTATCATGATCAAAGAGGGTATTTTCAAGAGTCCTATCAAGAAGAAAATTTTCACGCTTTGGGTATTACACATCATTGGGTACAAGATAATCTTGTGTCATCGAAACATGCAGTATTGCGTGGATTGCACGCTCAAAAACGACATCCTCAAGCCAAATTGGTACAGGTTTTACAAGGAGAAATTTACGATGTGGTGGTGGATATTCGCTTGGATTCGCCTACACTCGGTCAATACTTTTCGGTGTATTTAGATGCTGAACAAGGGTGGCAGCTTTATATTCCAGAGGGGTTTGCACATGGTTATTTGGTGGTGTCGGAAACCGCTTTGGTAATGTACAAAACCAATCGTTATTACGATCCCAGTAGTGAAGTGTGTTTGGCTTGGAATGATCGGGATTTAAATATCAGCTGGCCGTTAGATAGCTTGAAAACCGCCCCTGTCCTATCTCAGAAAGATCAGAGCGCGATTACTTATCAGACATTATTAAACACTTACTAA